The Pseudonocardia broussonetiae DNA segment GTGCGCTCCACCGGGCCGCGGCGGAACGGCTCGAACAGCTCGTCGACCCGGTCCACCTCCCGCCCCGACGACGCCACGCACAGCTCGGCGCAGCCGTCGCGGACGCCGCTGACGACCTCGATCCAGCCGCCGGGCACGTTGTGGCGCACCGCGTTCTCCACGAGGTTGCCCGCCACCCGCTCCAGCAGGACCGGGTCGCCGACGACGGGCGCGGGCGCGGTGCGCACCTGCACCCGCAGCCCCCGGTGCCCCGCCTCGGCCCGCACCGCGGCCAGGGCGGGCACGACGGTGGCGGCGAGGTCGGCCGGGTGGAGGTCGGCCAGCGCGGCGCCCTCGGTGCGGGCCAGCAGCAGGAGCCCGGCGACGAGGTCGTCGGCGCGGCGGGTGGCGTCGCGGACGACCGCGCCCATGCGGCGCAGCTCGGCCTCGTCGGCGGTGGGGTCCGACAGCGTCACGTCGACCTCGGTGCGCAGGACGGCCAGCGGCGTGCGCAGCTCGTGGCTCGCGTTCGCGACGAAGCGGCGCTGGGCGTCGAACGCGGCCTGCAGGCGGTCGAGCATGGCGTCGAACCCGGCCGCGAGCTCCGCGACCTCCCCGCGGGCGTCGGCGAGGCCGAGGCGGGTGTCGAGGGTCTCGACGGTGAGCCGCCGCGCGGTGGCCGTGACCTCGTGCAGCGGGCCCAGCACGCGCCCGACCAGCACCCACGAGACGAGCGCCGCGGCCAAGACCACCAGCGGGAACGCGACGAGGCCCGCGCGCAGCACCTCCTCCTGCGCGGCGCGTCCAACGGCGTCGCCCAGGCCCTCCGCGGGCACCGTGACGCCGTCGACGCGCACCGTGCTGCCCGGCGGCAGCGCGGGGACGGCCTGCGTCACCCCGCCGACGAGGAGCCAGCCCAGCCACAGCAGCAGCGCGCTGGCCAGCGCCACCAGCGCCGTGGCCAGCAGCGTCAGCCGGGGCCGGAGGCCCGTCATCACCCCGCGGCGGGCACGCGGTACCCCGCGCCGACCACCGTCTCGATCACGCCGGGCTCGCCGAGCTTCTTGCGCAGCGTCATGACCGTGACCCGCACGGTGGTGGTGAACGGGTCGGCGTTCTCGTCCCACACCCGCTCCAGCAGCTCCTCGCTGCTGACGACGCCGCCGCCGGCGGAGATCAGGACCTCCAGCACGCCGAACTCCTTGCGCGTGAGCTCCACGGGCCGGTCGGCGCGGAGCACCGTGCGCCGGGCCGGGTCGAGCGCGACGTCGCCCGCGGTGAGCAGCGGCGGCACGGCCGGGGTGGCGCGGCGGCCGAGCGCGCGCAGGCGGGCGACGAGCTCGGGGAAGTCGAAGGGCTTGGCGAGGTAGTCGTCTGCCCCGCGGGACAGGCCGTCGACCTTGTCGGCCAGCGTGCCGCTCGCGGTGAGCATCAGCACCCGCGTGGTGGCCCCGGAGCCGACGATCTCGCCGCACAGCGCGTCGCCGGTCATGCCGGGCAGGTCACGGTCGAGCACCACCACGTCGTAGCGGGTGACGGCCGACTTCTCGTGCCCGGTGTCGCCGTCGTAGGCGACGTCGACGGCCATGCCCTCGCGCCGCAGCCCGCGGGCGATGGCGTCGGCCAGGGGGTGCTCGTCCTCGACGACCAGCACGCGCATCAGGACTCCACGCCGAGGTCGGAGGCGTCGACGTCCGACGGCATCGTGAACGACGGCAGCGCCGACGCCCACTCGGTGACCCGGCGCGCCACGTCCTGCGCGGTGAGCCCGGTGGCGGCCAGCACGTCGTCGCGGCTGCCGTGGTCGAGGAACTCCTGGGGCAGGGCGACGTCGCGCAGCGGCACGTCGCACTCCGCGTCGCGCAGCGCGGCGGAGACGACCGAGCCGAACCCGCCGTGCCGCCCGCTGTCGCTGACCGTGACCACGAGCCGGTGCTCGCGCGCCATCTCGACGACGGCGCCGGGCACCGGGAGCACCCACCGCGGGTCGACGACGGTGGCCGCGACGCCCTGCGCCGCGAGCCGCTGCGCCGCCTCGACACCGAGCCGGCCGAACGCCCCGGCGCAGACCAGCAGCACCGCGGCGTCGTCGGAGGCGTGCAGCACGTCGACGCCGTCGATGCGACGGACGGCGGGCACCGACTCGATCACCGAGCCCTTGGGGAAGCGCAGCGCGGTGGGGCCGTCGTCGACGGCGATCGCCTCGGCCAGCTCCTCGCGCAGCGTGACGGCGTCGCGCGGGGCGGCGACCCGCATCCCGGGGACGACGCCGAGCAGCGAGAGGTCCCACATGCCGTTGTGCGAGGGGCCGTCGCTGCCGGTGACGCCGGCGCGGTCGAGCACCAGCGTGACCGCCTGCCCGTGCAGCGCCACGTCCATCAGCAGCTGGTCGAAACCGCGGTTGAGGAACGTCGAGTAGAGCGCGACGACGGGGTGCATGCCGCCCGTCGCGAGGCCGGCGGCGCAGGTCAGGGCGTGCTGCTCGGCGATGCCGACGTCGATCCAGCGGTCGGGGTACGCGGCCGCGAACGGCGCGAGCCCGGTGGGGCCGAGCATGGCCGCGGTGATCGCGACGACGTCGGTGCGCCGGCGCCCGATGTCCACGAGCTCCTCGGCGAACACACTGGTCCAGCCGACGGACGGCGCCCCGGTGGGCAGCCCCGTCTCGGGGTCGAACGCGGCCGGGCTGTGCATCTGCTCGAGCTCGTCGTTCTCGGCCGGGAGGTAGCCGTGGCCCTTGCGCGTGACGGCGTGCACGATCACCGGCCCGCCGAAGCGCTTGGCGCGGTGCAGCGCCGACTCCATCGCCTCGACGTCGTGCCCGTCGACCGGCCCGAAGTACTTGATGCCGAGGTCGGAGAACAGCTCCTGCGGGCTCAGCGCGTCCTTGAGGCCGGCCTTCACCGCGTGCAGGCCGGCGTAGAGGGTGCCGCCGACGACCGGGGTGCGCGAGAGCGCCGCCTTGCCCGCGTCGAGCACGCGCTCGTAGGCGGGCTGCAGGCGCAGCGAGGCGAGCCGGTCGGCCAGGCCGCCGATCGTCGGGGAGTAGGAGCGGCCGTTGTCGTTGACGACGATGACGACGTTGCGGTCGCCGGTCGCGATGTTGTTGAGCGCCTCCCAGGCCATCCCGCCGGTGAGCGCGCCGTCGCCGATCACGGCGACGACGTGGCGCTGCTGCCCGGTCAGCGCGTAGGCGCGGGCGATGCCGTCGGCCCACGACAGCGACGACGACGCGTGGCTGGACTCGACGACGTCGTGCTCGCTCTCGGCGCGGCTCGGGTAGCCCGAGAGCCCGCCGGTCTTCTTCAGCCGGTCCCAGCCGTCGTGGCGGCCGGTGAGGAGCTTGTGGACGTAGGCCTGGTGGCCGGTGTCCCAGACGACCGTGTCGGTCGGGGAGTCGAACACGCGGTGCAGCGCGATCGTCAGCTCGACGACGCCGAGGTTGGGGCCGAGGTGCCCGCCGGTGCGCGACACGCACTCGACGAGGAAGCGGCGGATCTCGGCGGCGAGCTCGGGGAGCCGGTCCGGCCCGAGGCGTCGGAGGTCGGCGGGACCACTGATCGATCGGAGCACGGTCACCGGTCCAGTCTACGGACGGAGCGCCGGCCCCGCCCTCACGCCGTGGGGCGCCGGGGCGAGGGGACGTGGGCGTCGGCGGCGATCCGGACCAGGTTGCGACCGCCCGCCTTAGCCTCGTAGAGCGAGGCGTCGGCAGCGGTGAGCACCTGGTCGAGGGTGGTGCCGTCGGTCGGGACGGTGGCGCCGCCGATCGACACCGAGAGCCCGGTGACCGTCCGCAGACCGCCCGATGTGGCCACCCCCACGTCGAGCCGGGAGACCCGGTCGCGCAGTCGCTCGGCCACCCGCCACAGCTCGGTGCGGCCGGTGCCGCCCGCCGGCAGGTCCGGCAGCAGGACCACGAACTCCTCGCCGCCGAAGCGCCCGACGACGTCGTGGCTGCGCACCTCCGCGCGCAGCTCCGCGGCGACCGCGGCGAGCACGTCGTCGCCCGCCAGGTGGCCGTGGGTGTCGTTGACGATCTTGAAGTGGTCGAGGTCGAGCATCAGGACGCCCGCGCCCGAGCCCGTCCGGCGGGCCCGGTCGACGACCCGCAGCGCCTGCGTCTGCCACGCCGCCGCGTTGAGCAGGCCGGTCTTGGCGTCGGTGCTGGCCTCCTGCTCGAGCTGGCGGACCAGGACCGCGCGGTGCAGCACGAGGATCGGCGGGAGGACCAGCGCGACCAGCGCGGGCGTCGAGGCCAGCGCCACCGCGGCCAGGGCGCCCATGCACAGGGTGGCGACCTCCAGCGCGTTGTCGTCCCACCGCCCGAACAGGTCGCGCAGCACCGGGCGCGGCCCGCTCAGCGCGATCACCGCCCCGACCAGCAGCGTGTTGACCAGCACGTAGGAGCCGACGGCGAGCCCGACCGCGAGGACGACGCCGGGCTGCGTGGGGTCGGCCGGCAGCCCGCCGGCCAGCGCGACGACCTCGTGGGCCGCGCGGGCGGCCAGCAGGACCGTCGCCGTCGTGAAGACGTGGCGGTAGAGCGGGATGCCCGCGGGCGCCCACACCCGGTGCCACAGGTGCACGTAGACCAGCACGATGACCACCGCGGCGAGGCCCGGGGGCAGCAGCAGCGCGGCGGCGAAGGTCCAGACCGAGCTGAGGTCGAAGTAGGAGTTCTCCGACGCCCGGCGCCGGACCCGCTCGATGCCCGTGGCCAGCTCGGTGTGCACGACGCTCAGGGCCGTGAGGCCCAGCGCCAGCAGGAGCGGCTGCCCGGCGGCGGGGAGCGCGACCAGCCCGGCGACGGCGACGGCCACCGCGGTGAGCTCGACGACCAGCGCCAGGCCGAGCGGTCCCGGGCCCAGACCCCACAGGGTGCGGGATCCCGGAGCGGGTGACGGCTCGTCCACGCACCGAAGGCTAGTGAGCGGCGGCCGACGTGTCAGGGTGGAGGTCGTCGCACGACGGGGTGGAACCGGACGTGCGGCTAATCACTGTCCGTAGCGACGCCCCTGCGGGGAGTCCTCCGCCAGGAGGGGCTGCGGGGCGGGCGGCTGGATGCCCATCCGCACGACGTTGCGCCC contains these protein-coding regions:
- a CDS encoding sensor histidine kinase — its product is MTGLRPRLTLLATALVALASALLLWLGWLLVGGVTQAVPALPPGSTVRVDGVTVPAEGLGDAVGRAAQEEVLRAGLVAFPLVVLAAALVSWVLVGRVLGPLHEVTATARRLTVETLDTRLGLADARGEVAELAAGFDAMLDRLQAAFDAQRRFVANASHELRTPLAVLRTEVDVTLSDPTADEAELRRMGAVVRDATRRADDLVAGLLLLARTEGAALADLHPADLAATVVPALAAVRAEAGHRGLRVQVRTAPAPVVGDPVLLERVAGNLVENAVRHNVPGGWIEVVSGVRDGCAELCVASSGREVDRVDELFEPFRRGPVERTATAPGSGLGLSIVRAVVTAHGGAVAAAPVPGGGLTVTVRLPVRP
- a CDS encoding GGDEF domain-containing protein, producing MDEPSPAPGSRTLWGLGPGPLGLALVVELTAVAVAVAGLVALPAAGQPLLLALGLTALSVVHTELATGIERVRRRASENSYFDLSSVWTFAAALLLPPGLAAVVIVLVYVHLWHRVWAPAGIPLYRHVFTTATVLLAARAAHEVVALAGGLPADPTQPGVVLAVGLAVGSYVLVNTLLVGAVIALSGPRPVLRDLFGRWDDNALEVATLCMGALAAVALASTPALVALVLPPILVLHRAVLVRQLEQEASTDAKTGLLNAAAWQTQALRVVDRARRTGSGAGVLMLDLDHFKIVNDTHGHLAGDDVLAAVAAELRAEVRSHDVVGRFGGEEFVVLLPDLPAGGTGRTELWRVAERLRDRVSRLDVGVATSGGLRTVTGLSVSIGGATVPTDGTTLDQVLTAADASLYEAKAGGRNLVRIAADAHVPSPRRPTA
- a CDS encoding response regulator transcription factor gives rise to the protein MRVLVVEDEHPLADAIARGLRREGMAVDVAYDGDTGHEKSAVTRYDVVVLDRDLPGMTGDALCGEIVGSGATTRVLMLTASGTLADKVDGLSRGADDYLAKPFDFPELVARLRALGRRATPAVPPLLTAGDVALDPARRTVLRADRPVELTRKEFGVLEVLISAGGGVVSSEELLERVWDENADPFTTTVRVTVMTLRKKLGEPGVIETVVGAGYRVPAAG
- the dxs gene encoding 1-deoxy-D-xylulose-5-phosphate synthase — translated: MTVLRSISGPADLRRLGPDRLPELAAEIRRFLVECVSRTGGHLGPNLGVVELTIALHRVFDSPTDTVVWDTGHQAYVHKLLTGRHDGWDRLKKTGGLSGYPSRAESEHDVVESSHASSSLSWADGIARAYALTGQQRHVVAVIGDGALTGGMAWEALNNIATGDRNVVIVVNDNGRSYSPTIGGLADRLASLRLQPAYERVLDAGKAALSRTPVVGGTLYAGLHAVKAGLKDALSPQELFSDLGIKYFGPVDGHDVEAMESALHRAKRFGGPVIVHAVTRKGHGYLPAENDELEQMHSPAAFDPETGLPTGAPSVGWTSVFAEELVDIGRRRTDVVAITAAMLGPTGLAPFAAAYPDRWIDVGIAEQHALTCAAGLATGGMHPVVALYSTFLNRGFDQLLMDVALHGQAVTLVLDRAGVTGSDGPSHNGMWDLSLLGVVPGMRVAAPRDAVTLREELAEAIAVDDGPTALRFPKGSVIESVPAVRRIDGVDVLHASDDAAVLLVCAGAFGRLGVEAAQRLAAQGVAATVVDPRWVLPVPGAVVEMAREHRLVVTVSDSGRHGGFGSVVSAALRDAECDVPLRDVALPQEFLDHGSRDDVLAATGLTAQDVARRVTEWASALPSFTMPSDVDASDLGVES